One genomic segment of Bacteroides caccae includes these proteins:
- a CDS encoding hybrid sensor histidine kinase/response regulator transcription factor yields the protein MKNIAFIIFLLFISICRAQDNNILFQNYNVSNGLSQNTVIRSLEDSNGVMWFCTRDGLNRFDGTEFEVFRADGQPHSLSSSDVTTIIEESPGVLWIGTHSGLNRYDVSSNTFTQYFHDPANQYTISDNCIKHLLCDNQKRIWVGSMKGLNLYNKETDDFIPISTNGSVFWLMQNSQNEICYLINNTLCIMNPVTYVTERFQFGDEHKIYFLYEDNDKRLWVGMWDSGLKWFDRKNRKLVDANLTMENGKNFNNSQVNYIVETLEGNLMLATREGVLIYDRQANRLINYYQREQSCGLSENTIISLYRDKANNIWIGTYGGGVNLYTPYSNFFIPHKPEYKLQKSIGNINAIVEYKEKLWLGTDGGLIIYNPKDESYEYCPLHVPRSVTNNEVKYIQKEGDHLLWISIYYCGLYLYDMETRRIIKEIPDFPYNQVRRIAKGTDNIYWIALGVDSPILRYHMENNQLEESFPVKGRATELSIINVQDLKAIGPYIWMGTRAAGLYRYHTQTHELKHFGSEEKSPEQFLPSNHVSTLYTDASENLWIGTYGGGIGLYNNIKESFTIYNEENGLPNNAINSIVADNNGKLWVSTLKGMSCFDPKSETFTNWDNKNGYSLLETNLHACLKSSSNIFYVGGNNHFLSFNPQLIRRNTFIPPVYITKMRIWADYLEDNKAAQWVNISNQRIKLRYNQTSFTIKFSALSYVFASNNKFSYMLEGFDKGWSEPTHERSVNYTNIPPGKYVFKVRACNNDGIWSNGNASLSITVTPPLWKTWYAYLFYLAFTISMIMLFIRYKTREAQLKMDLQLKQMEKQNIEISHNMGVQMFTNFSHELRTPLTLIIAPLTDLLHKEDMPPAYRQPLELINRNSQRLLWLVNRLMDFHKLEAGKMQLHVSNYNLGTYIPEIIKLFMPVAEKKNISIEFNDTTSSTDTWFDAILLEKVFFNLLSNSLKHTPNGGYIIISSMETNTEDIQKPENLGLPAGKILLIKVEDSGSGIPANMMPRIFEAFFQAGEKVLGSGIGLNLTKSIIELHGGRIWIDNKEGHGMTVSFTLPLGKDSYTENQLLSKDKIVKSTHAYSDVEALIATDVNPCEISQTNTSPKEMTLLIIEDNEDVRNYLVSLLSKYYNIYTAVNCKEGYEIEQKQIPDLVISDIMTPYMDGIEFTRLSKNNMVTSHIPIILLTARVTSSQVREGYESLADDYIMKPFDPELLVVRVANLLINRKKLAERYGTEMVSINREPQKAKETSVYSAMEEKFMKKVMEIINKNIENPAYSIDQFSEEIGMSRVQVYRKIKAVTGMSPSKLILDIRLKTSLDMLQNTEYTVTEVSYRCGFNEISYFGKCFKTEYGLSPSEYIKKYRK from the coding sequence ATGAAAAACATTGCATTCATCATTTTTCTTCTGTTTATTTCCATTTGCAGAGCGCAAGACAACAACATATTGTTTCAGAACTATAACGTAAGTAACGGACTCTCGCAAAACACCGTTATACGTAGTTTGGAAGACAGTAACGGAGTTATGTGGTTTTGCACGCGGGATGGGCTGAACCGGTTTGATGGTACCGAGTTCGAAGTTTTTCGCGCCGACGGTCAGCCGCACTCCCTATCCAGCAGTGATGTTACCACCATTATTGAAGAATCGCCCGGAGTTCTATGGATAGGGACTCACAGTGGACTGAATCGCTACGATGTATCCTCAAATACATTCACTCAATACTTTCATGATCCGGCGAACCAGTATACTATATCGGACAATTGCATCAAACACTTGTTGTGCGATAACCAAAAAAGAATCTGGGTAGGCAGCATGAAAGGACTCAATCTGTATAATAAGGAAACTGATGATTTTATCCCCATTTCAACCAACGGTTCTGTCTTCTGGCTTATGCAAAACAGTCAAAATGAAATCTGCTATCTTATCAACAACACATTGTGCATCATGAATCCTGTCACCTATGTTACAGAGCGTTTTCAATTCGGTGATGAACATAAAATCTACTTTTTATATGAAGACAATGATAAACGCCTGTGGGTAGGTATGTGGGATTCAGGACTTAAGTGGTTTGACCGTAAAAACCGTAAACTTGTAGATGCCAACCTGACAATGGAAAACGGCAAAAATTTCAATAACTCCCAAGTCAACTACATTGTAGAAACGTTGGAAGGAAATCTTATGCTTGCCACACGTGAAGGAGTGCTGATTTATGACCGGCAAGCAAACAGGCTTATCAATTATTACCAACGGGAACAAAGCTGCGGTTTGAGTGAAAATACCATCATCTCTCTATATAGGGATAAAGCAAATAATATATGGATCGGAACTTACGGAGGAGGTGTTAATTTGTACACACCATACAGTAATTTCTTTATTCCTCATAAACCAGAATATAAGCTCCAGAAAAGTATCGGAAACATTAATGCCATAGTGGAATATAAAGAGAAACTTTGGTTAGGCACGGACGGTGGTTTAATCATCTACAATCCCAAAGACGAAAGTTATGAGTACTGTCCGCTTCATGTTCCACGCTCGGTAACAAACAATGAAGTAAAGTATATACAGAAAGAAGGAGATCATCTTTTATGGATTAGTATTTATTATTGCGGACTATATCTCTATGATATGGAAACCCGCCGCATAATAAAAGAAATACCCGATTTTCCTTATAATCAAGTAAGACGTATTGCCAAAGGTACTGATAATATTTATTGGATTGCTTTAGGAGTAGACAGCCCCATACTACGTTACCACATGGAGAACAACCAATTGGAAGAGTCTTTTCCAGTAAAGGGTCGTGCCACAGAACTTTCTATCATCAATGTACAAGATTTAAAAGCTATAGGACCTTATATATGGATGGGGACTCGTGCAGCCGGTCTATATCGCTATCACACACAGACTCATGAATTAAAACATTTCGGTAGTGAAGAAAAAAGTCCGGAACAATTCCTGCCAAGCAATCATGTCAGTACGCTGTATACTGATGCATCGGAAAATTTATGGATAGGAACTTATGGCGGAGGCATAGGATTATATAATAATATCAAAGAAAGTTTCACGATATATAATGAAGAGAACGGTCTTCCCAATAATGCTATCAACAGTATTGTGGCCGATAATAACGGTAAATTATGGGTTTCTACTTTAAAAGGCATGTCATGTTTTGACCCCAAATCAGAGACTTTCACTAACTGGGATAATAAAAATGGATATTCTTTGCTGGAAACCAATTTACACGCTTGCCTGAAAAGTTCATCCAACATTTTTTATGTCGGTGGAAATAATCATTTCCTTTCATTTAATCCCCAATTAATTAGACGAAATACATTTATACCTCCCGTATACATTACAAAAATGAGAATTTGGGCAGATTATCTGGAAGATAATAAAGCTGCCCAATGGGTAAATATCTCAAATCAGAGAATCAAATTAAGATACAACCAAACCTCATTCACAATCAAATTCTCCGCACTTAGTTATGTGTTTGCCTCCAACAATAAATTTTCCTATATGCTTGAAGGATTTGATAAGGGTTGGTCGGAACCGACACACGAACGGAGTGTTAACTATACTAATATCCCGCCGGGTAAGTATGTTTTTAAAGTAAGAGCTTGCAATAATGACGGTATATGGAGCAATGGAAATGCTTCATTATCAATTACAGTCACTCCTCCTCTATGGAAAACATGGTATGCGTATTTGTTCTATCTAGCATTCACCATTAGCATGATTATGCTGTTCATACGTTATAAAACCCGGGAAGCACAACTGAAAATGGATCTTCAGTTAAAACAGATGGAGAAACAGAATATTGAAATCAGTCACAATATGGGTGTACAAATGTTCACCAATTTCTCACATGAGCTACGTACTCCGCTCACTTTAATCATAGCTCCGCTCACAGACCTGTTGCATAAAGAAGATATGCCTCCGGCATATCGCCAACCATTGGAGCTGATCAACCGTAATTCCCAACGTTTATTATGGCTGGTAAACCGTTTAATGGACTTTCACAAGCTGGAAGCCGGGAAAATGCAACTTCACGTCAGCAATTACAATCTAGGTACTTACATACCTGAAATCATCAAACTATTTATGCCTGTTGCCGAAAAGAAAAACATATCTATCGAATTTAATGATACGACCTCCTCAACAGACACTTGGTTTGATGCCATTCTATTGGAAAAGGTTTTCTTTAACCTGCTCTCCAACTCTTTAAAGCATACTCCCAACGGTGGATATATTATCATCTCAAGTATGGAAACCAATACTGAAGATATTCAGAAGCCTGAAAATTTGGGCCTCCCCGCAGGAAAGATTCTTTTGATTAAAGTAGAAGATAGCGGCTCCGGAATCCCTGCCAATATGATGCCCCGTATATTCGAAGCTTTCTTCCAGGCAGGTGAGAAAGTGTTGGGAAGCGGAATTGGGCTGAATCTGACAAAAAGTATCATTGAGCTCCATGGCGGACGTATTTGGATAGATAATAAAGAAGGGCATGGAATGACCGTGTCTTTCACCCTCCCATTAGGTAAAGACAGTTATACCGAAAACCAACTACTTAGCAAAGACAAGATAGTAAAATCCACCCATGCTTATTCTGATGTAGAAGCACTTATTGCAACAGATGTCAATCCCTGCGAGATATCTCAGACTAATACTTCACCCAAGGAAATGACTCTGCTCATAATAGAAGACAATGAGGATGTACGTAATTACCTGGTATCATTACTCAGCAAATACTATAATATCTATACTGCCGTAAATTGTAAAGAAGGCTATGAAATAGAACAAAAACAAATACCTGATTTGGTGATTAGTGACATTATGACTCCATATATGGACGGTATTGAGTTTACAAGATTATCTAAAAACAATATGGTAACTTCACATATTCCGATCATATTGCTCACAGCCCGTGTCACTTCATCGCAAGTGCGCGAAGGCTATGAATCGTTAGCTGACGATTATATCATGAAACCATTCGATCCGGAATTGTTGGTTGTACGTGTTGCCAACCTGTTGATTAATCGGAAAAAACTCGCAGAACGATATGGAACGGAAATGGTATCAATCAACAGAGAGCCACAGAAAGCTAAAGAAACTTCTGTTTATAGTGCCATGGAAGAAAAGTTTATGAAAAAAGTAATGGAAATAATAAACAAAAACATAGAAAACCCTGCCTACTCCATTGATCAGTTCAGTGAAGAAATCGGTATGAGCCGCGTACAGGTATATCGCAAAATCAAAGCCGTAACAGGTATGTCGCCCAGTAAACTCATCCTTGACATACGGTTGAAAACGTCACTAGATATGCTTCAAAACACAGAATATACAGTGACCGAAGTTTCTTATCGATGCGGTTTTAATGAAATATCTTATTTCGGAAAATGCTTCAAAACAGAATACGGCTTATCTCCTTCCGAATATATAAAGAAGTACAGGAAATAA
- a CDS encoding RagB/SusD family nutrient uptake outer membrane protein: MKAIKNIMIALSGIALLASCDMDKFFELDRPESNPWLSVDDLEYSVADPYNTLFQNPNWQAPIGIIPYYQELVADLSTVNPQGAYEQEALYWYPRQMSTFDVTGQQFEKTFSILYRSVTGATSPLTYIEEKEKKGEPVFANMTENDKKTLARQTGELYFMRGYTYWLISRAFVAPYDPAGGEGNNRKFIPLINRLDYSQESARNPYMGTVKEVYDQMLSDFAKAKSLMPEDYFVRGRANKFSAAMMLMRVKWLMGDKDGALEEADYVITKAEAGVAPFDLTEEPIVAFNRNAEQQYTVDPVSKEVMFECAFTESNQGNNVAIPLARMCKTGIYNFKSKTFDASNKLWLEGARGSQNWQHGGWACAYWNPRLIKYIGWAVTDDPMDLTNYVPSAEALADKRFTQLHYFLKNYTDGGDKTIHEMAYNKTKWNAFWNDKYYRAPYGKYSQVPLIRLAEAYLTRATLVLSKNVSQALGDVNKIRQRAGLTPLKNVTEADIEKERIKEFGFENGDRLLYLVAMQKTIDGQKRNPGAVYDNPNTDGDPIPAMNPPYSTMYVPLPSIEYLYSGSYQQP, translated from the coding sequence ATGAAAGCGATAAAAAATATAATGATAGCCTTATCCGGTATTGCACTTCTTGCTTCCTGTGATATGGATAAATTTTTTGAACTGGATCGTCCGGAATCTAATCCTTGGTTATCGGTTGATGATTTGGAATATTCTGTTGCTGATCCTTATAATACTCTTTTTCAGAATCCTAACTGGCAGGCACCTATCGGTATTATCCCTTATTATCAGGAATTGGTGGCAGATTTGTCTACGGTTAATCCGCAAGGGGCTTATGAGCAGGAAGCACTTTACTGGTATCCTCGTCAGATGTCTACCTTTGATGTAACAGGACAACAATTTGAGAAGACCTTTTCAATATTATATCGTTCTGTAACAGGAGCTACTTCTCCGTTGACTTATATTGAGGAGAAGGAGAAAAAAGGAGAGCCAGTTTTTGCCAATATGACTGAAAATGATAAGAAGACGTTGGCACGTCAGACCGGAGAACTATATTTTATGAGGGGGTATACCTATTGGCTGATTAGCCGGGCTTTTGTTGCTCCTTACGACCCGGCAGGCGGAGAGGGGAATAATCGTAAGTTCATTCCGTTAATCAATAGGCTCGATTATTCACAAGAGTCTGCACGCAATCCTTATATGGGGACTGTGAAAGAAGTGTATGATCAGATGTTGTCTGATTTTGCTAAAGCTAAAAGTCTGATGCCTGAAGATTATTTTGTGCGTGGTCGTGCCAATAAATTTTCAGCTGCTATGATGTTGATGCGTGTAAAATGGTTAATGGGAGATAAAGACGGAGCATTGGAAGAAGCTGATTATGTGATTACTAAAGCGGAAGCCGGAGTAGCACCTTTTGATTTGACTGAAGAACCGATTGTTGCTTTTAACCGGAATGCCGAACAACAATATACTGTAGACCCGGTATCCAAGGAAGTTATGTTTGAGTGTGCGTTCACTGAAAGCAATCAGGGAAATAACGTAGCTATTCCGTTGGCTCGTATGTGTAAAACTGGTATTTATAATTTCAAGTCAAAGACATTTGATGCTAGTAATAAATTATGGTTGGAAGGAGCGCGTGGCAGTCAGAATTGGCAACATGGCGGTTGGGCTTGTGCTTACTGGAATCCTCGTTTAATTAAATATATTGGTTGGGCGGTAACAGATGATCCTATGGATTTGACGAATTATGTTCCGAGTGCAGAAGCCTTGGCTGATAAGAGATTTACTCAACTGCATTATTTCCTGAAAAACTATACGGATGGAGGAGATAAAACCATACATGAAATGGCATATAACAAGACAAAATGGAATGCTTTTTGGAATGATAAGTATTATCGGGCTCCGTATGGGAAGTATTCCCAAGTACCGTTGATTCGTTTGGCGGAAGCATATCTGACGCGTGCGACCTTAGTCCTGTCTAAGAATGTATCTCAAGCTTTAGGAGATGTGAATAAGATTCGTCAACGTGCCGGATTGACTCCTTTGAAGAATGTAACTGAAGCAGATATAGAAAAAGAAAGAATCAAAGAGTTTGGTTTTGAGAATGGAGACCGCTTGCTTTATTTAGTAGCTATGCAGAAGACAATTGATGGGCAAAAGAGAAATCCGGGAGCTGTTTATGATAATCCGAATACTGATGGGGATCCGATTCCTGCAATGAATCCGCCTTACAGTACTATGTATGTACCGTTGCCTTCCATTGAATATTTGTATTCAGGATCTTATCAGCAACCTTAA
- a CDS encoding SusC/RagA family TonB-linked outer membrane protein: protein MNSFTRIGLRSRFLLVLMIGLILPTLSVWGQNATITGKVVDPKGEPLVGVSVLEQGTTNGTVTDMNGRYSIVVQKDSSPLRFSYMGFDNQEIVPGKRRVIDVTLTENSVVIDDVVVIAYGTKKRRDMIGSVSKIKSDEMSLMQGGRFENSLQGLASGVQVVNDGMPGSTPQIKIRGIGSIASGSDPLWVVDGIVGGGSTMVNSNDIESIEVLKDAAATAIYGSRGANGVIIVTTKKGKKGGLKFDVHYEGGITPITNSDLGLANTKTYFNIMDEARANVGLNPLDPQKDIIEPYYSNWTSPITREEAMNTDMDWVDLVTRMGHFHDINVALNQGGENSTTYASVNYRSDESSLKGLSMNAVSARLNSEFKKGIVTLGTQSFLKFDRKKSTNKWAVVSDKFPWRKVYDPEDPTGYWNPQMADGHPTATLDNDYQLSTGENFSFRTTLYMDVNLKWIKGLSVRADASYGYGLAQSDYWLSGLITNTGNVDGNQGNKSKKTTKSQQYHAFAKYNREWTDHGLDIVTGIEANRSYTDNAVVAGKNLSGEFQEPKIIGTMLGNNSAYIGGESYTFSFFNRIDYKFKQRYLLGASFVREGSSKFVKENRFGDFYSVSGGWIISDEAFMRNAGFISLLKLRGSYGETGNQNIPSEVTKNSYSIKSKQYYNNMQNMFLWNIANKAAKWEKNKSIDLGLDYALFNNKVNGSIAYYRRTTSDMLMRVQLPASAGITNSGGNADNNSMWANVGSMYNQGFEFDINVTLVKKDFEWNMNYNLTTNMNKVTALDASVDAKGTGIINTRPGAITKKDLALGTYFMAEWAGVDPEKGIGMIYEIDLDRYNKTGETVKTGRLIPATQSNVNKHRIIQEGKTALPKVYMGWTNNFKYKAFDLSFMFYLSLGSYTFNYHRYTKSFVGDGRNNVTADIYENSWKKPGDIAEYPQLRWQDKYNYDDNGNDKQNVTYIKHDAGHTKYLEKSAYLRLRNLTLGYTLPQRICSKINIDALRVYVSAVNLFTITSFNGYDPEVRVKNQTGANAQGAVFSGSEMPQTRIFSAGINFKF from the coding sequence ATGAATTCATTTACACGTATTGGATTACGATCTCGGTTCCTGTTGGTGCTGATGATTGGACTTATTTTACCGACGTTGTCTGTTTGGGGACAGAATGCAACAATTACTGGTAAGGTAGTTGACCCCAAAGGAGAGCCTCTTGTAGGTGTTTCGGTTTTAGAACAAGGTACAACGAATGGTACTGTTACTGATATGAATGGTCGGTATAGTATTGTTGTTCAGAAAGATTCTTCTCCTCTTCGATTTAGTTATATGGGGTTTGATAATCAGGAAATTGTTCCGGGAAAACGTCGGGTTATCGATGTTACATTGACAGAAAACTCTGTGGTGATTGATGATGTGGTGGTGATTGCCTATGGAACTAAGAAACGCCGTGATATGATAGGGTCTGTTTCTAAAATTAAAAGTGATGAAATGTCGCTGATGCAAGGTGGGCGTTTTGAGAATTCTTTGCAGGGGCTGGCTTCCGGTGTACAAGTTGTGAATGACGGTATGCCGGGTAGTACTCCACAGATAAAGATTCGCGGTATCGGTTCTATTGCATCGGGGAGTGATCCGCTTTGGGTGGTTGACGGTATTGTAGGTGGAGGTTCTACGATGGTGAACTCCAATGATATTGAATCAATAGAAGTATTGAAAGATGCTGCTGCAACTGCAATTTATGGTTCCCGAGGTGCGAACGGTGTGATCATTGTTACAACGAAGAAGGGAAAAAAGGGAGGACTTAAATTCGACGTTCATTATGAAGGTGGTATTACTCCTATCACTAATTCAGATTTAGGGCTGGCCAATACGAAGACATACTTTAATATAATGGATGAGGCTCGTGCTAATGTGGGATTAAATCCGCTTGACCCACAGAAAGATATTATCGAACCGTATTATTCCAATTGGACTTCTCCGATAACTCGTGAGGAAGCTATGAATACGGATATGGATTGGGTTGATTTGGTGACTCGTATGGGACATTTCCATGATATAAACGTGGCCTTGAACCAAGGGGGAGAGAACTCAACGACTTACGCGTCTGTTAATTACCGTTCTGATGAGTCCAGTTTGAAAGGGCTTAGCATGAATGCGGTCAGTGCACGTTTGAATAGTGAATTTAAGAAAGGAATTGTGACTTTGGGAACTCAGTCTTTTCTGAAGTTCGACCGTAAAAAATCGACGAATAAATGGGCGGTAGTTTCTGATAAGTTTCCGTGGCGCAAAGTGTATGATCCGGAAGACCCTACAGGGTATTGGAATCCACAAATGGCGGATGGTCATCCGACAGCTACTCTTGACAACGATTATCAGTTGAGTACAGGTGAGAATTTTAGTTTCCGCACAACATTATATATGGATGTTAACCTGAAGTGGATAAAAGGGCTCTCAGTTCGTGCAGATGCAAGTTATGGGTATGGATTGGCGCAAAGTGATTATTGGTTGTCCGGCTTGATTACGAATACTGGCAATGTAGATGGTAACCAAGGTAATAAAAGCAAGAAAACGACTAAGTCCCAACAATATCATGCTTTTGCCAAATATAACCGTGAATGGACAGATCATGGTCTGGATATTGTAACGGGTATTGAAGCAAATAGGAGTTATACGGATAATGCCGTTGTTGCCGGTAAGAACTTGAGTGGTGAGTTTCAGGAACCCAAGATCATTGGCACAATGCTGGGGAATAACAGTGCTTATATAGGTGGTGAGAGTTACACATTCAGTTTCTTTAACCGTATCGACTATAAGTTCAAACAACGTTATTTACTTGGAGCATCTTTTGTACGCGAAGGATCATCTAAGTTTGTGAAAGAAAACCGTTTTGGAGACTTCTATTCAGTTTCAGGTGGTTGGATTATTTCTGATGAGGCTTTTATGCGTAATGCCGGTTTTATTTCATTGTTGAAGTTACGTGGCAGCTATGGAGAAACAGGTAATCAGAACATTCCTTCGGAAGTGACGAAGAATTCGTATAGTATAAAGAGCAAGCAATATTACAATAATATGCAGAATATGTTCTTATGGAATATTGCTAATAAAGCAGCTAAATGGGAGAAAAACAAAAGTATTGACTTGGGACTTGATTATGCGCTGTTCAATAATAAAGTAAATGGTTCTATTGCTTATTATCGTCGTACGACAAGTGACATGTTGATGCGTGTGCAATTACCCGCATCTGCCGGTATCACCAATAGTGGCGGTAATGCTGACAATAATTCTATGTGGGCAAATGTTGGTTCGATGTATAATCAGGGATTTGAATTTGACATTAATGTTACTTTGGTCAAGAAAGACTTTGAATGGAACATGAACTATAATTTGACGACAAATATGAATAAAGTGACAGCGCTTGATGCGAGTGTTGATGCAAAAGGAACCGGTATCATCAATACACGTCCGGGAGCGATCACGAAGAAAGATCTGGCTTTGGGTACTTATTTTATGGCTGAATGGGCAGGAGTTGATCCGGAGAAAGGTATCGGCATGATTTATGAAATAGATCTTGACCGTTACAATAAGACCGGTGAGACAGTGAAAACCGGAAGATTGATTCCCGCTACTCAATCAAACGTAAATAAACATCGTATAATTCAAGAAGGTAAAACGGCTCTTCCGAAAGTTTATATGGGCTGGACAAATAACTTTAAATATAAGGCATTCGATTTATCATTTATGTTCTATCTCTCATTAGGTAGTTATACCTTTAATTATCATAGATATACAAAATCATTTGTAGGAGATGGACGTAATAATGTGACTGCTGATATTTATGAGAACTCATGGAAGAAACCGGGAGATATTGCAGAGTATCCGCAACTTCGTTGGCAAGATAAATATAATTATGATGACAATGGAAATGACAAGCAAAATGTAACTTATATAAAACATGATGCCGGTCACACCAAGTATCTGGAGAAAAGTGCTTATTTACGTTTGCGTAATTTAACTTTAGGATATACACTTCCACAAAGAATCTGCTCGAAAATAAATATTGATGCTTTAAGAGTGTATGTCTCAGCTGTCAACCTTTTCACCATTACTTCATTTAACGGCTATGACCCTGAAGTAAGAGTAAAGAACCAAACAGGTGCCAATGCGCAGGGAGCTGTATTCTCCGGTAGTGAAATGCCGCAGACCCGTATATTCTCCGCAGGTATTAACTTTAAATTTTAA
- a CDS encoding right-handed parallel beta-helix repeat-containing protein, translating to MKHLLILLLACTFSFPSRGQSIIQLSPLQGERGIQAAIEKASMNGSSILLHDGDYILHKSIDIKNCKKGIIIKGKNPGKVQLRCDKPLKGKLRPVKDTQTKNRVHPNAQGIIMEIDLSEIGINVPFFPDLMKERKNFPQLIYNNELLPLSRYPNKGYLYMKRVLDNFGTNEQGGTFEYSDPEHGKWVNAVKNGLWFTGYWRIPWQAWTVRIKEIDPNKQTVTHSVGIETKEGKDVGIFGGIGSKYHRPYGSGKEEYYVENLLEEIDHPGEWCIDFTTQKLYLFPPEHFDENLLSIVSDNTPLINIINSNHIKIENISFKNHLGDGVIIKNATECLIAGCNFKNILGDALIIQGGKQNRIQSNNFEYIGRTCIEVSGGDRKNLIACKHLIENNYFTRFGEIQRSYAPAVKLGTFTTGIGIKEGNAVGITVRHNMVHNAPHAAFIYGGNNNILEYNEVFDIARVTGDVGAFYSRWDWTSRGNVLRHNFIHHSPRANALYADDGHAGDSIYKNIVHQVVSGTIIGGGHCNYVHDNLYFDCSAAGISIDARGKKRNYNAQNPEFTHLFDVFRINKGNWDNIYPGISTFLQTDHLELPINNSIADNTFINCRCGLRKEGKDEDFQYSYFGSNTDLVIPNLNFREISILKSLKNILGVSSITEYQLEKCGLYIDKYRTSLPDRVQLINSIKQQQKGFDSIEDQQVTNNNQ from the coding sequence ATGAAACATTTACTGATCTTATTATTAGCCTGTACTTTTTCCTTTCCCAGCCGGGGGCAAAGTATTATCCAGCTTTCCCCACTCCAAGGAGAGAGGGGCATACAAGCAGCCATCGAAAAAGCATCTATGAACGGAAGCTCCATTTTACTTCATGACGGAGACTATATCCTTCATAAAAGCATAGATATAAAAAACTGCAAGAAAGGGATAATAATAAAAGGAAAAAATCCGGGAAAGGTACAGTTGCGGTGTGATAAACCCTTGAAAGGAAAACTGAGACCTGTCAAAGATACTCAAACAAAAAACAGAGTTCACCCGAATGCTCAAGGTATTATTATGGAGATAGACTTATCGGAAATAGGTATCAATGTTCCTTTTTTTCCCGATTTAATGAAAGAGCGTAAGAACTTTCCACAACTCATTTACAACAATGAGCTACTCCCTCTTTCGCGTTACCCCAACAAAGGTTATCTATATATGAAAAGGGTATTGGACAATTTCGGAACAAACGAACAAGGAGGTACTTTTGAATATAGTGATCCGGAACACGGCAAATGGGTGAATGCCGTCAAAAACGGTCTATGGTTTACAGGATACTGGCGTATCCCCTGGCAGGCCTGGACTGTACGTATAAAGGAAATAGACCCGAACAAACAAACTGTCACTCACAGCGTAGGGATAGAAACAAAGGAAGGAAAAGATGTAGGCATATTTGGCGGCATCGGTTCCAAATATCATCGTCCGTACGGTTCGGGAAAAGAAGAATATTATGTAGAGAATCTTCTCGAAGAAATAGATCATCCAGGAGAATGGTGCATTGATTTTACAACTCAAAAATTATATCTTTTCCCTCCCGAACATTTTGATGAAAACTTATTGAGTATTGTATCAGACAATACCCCATTGATTAACATTATAAATTCAAATCATATAAAAATAGAAAATATCTCCTTCAAAAATCATTTAGGCGATGGCGTCATCATAAAAAATGCCACAGAATGTCTGATTGCCGGATGTAACTTCAAAAATATATTAGGAGACGCATTAATCATTCAGGGAGGAAAACAAAATAGAATACAAAGCAACAACTTTGAATATATCGGTCGCACCTGTATTGAGGTATCAGGAGGTGACCGAAAAAATCTGATTGCTTGCAAACACTTAATAGAGAACAATTATTTTACCCGTTTTGGTGAGATACAGCGCAGTTATGCTCCTGCTGTAAAACTGGGAACCTTTACTACAGGAATCGGCATAAAAGAAGGCAATGCAGTGGGAATTACCGTCCGGCACAATATGGTACACAACGCTCCCCATGCAGCCTTTATCTATGGAGGAAACAACAACATCCTAGAATATAATGAAGTGTTCGACATAGCTCGGGTCACAGGTGATGTCGGAGCCTTTTATAGTCGTTGGGACTGGACTTCACGAGGCAACGTCTTACGCCACAATTTTATTCATCATTCACCACGAGCTAATGCATTGTATGCAGATGATGGACATGCGGGGGACTCAATTTATAAAAACATAGTCCATCAAGTCGTTTCCGGTACCATTATAGGTGGAGGCCACTGCAATTACGTTCACGATAATCTATATTTTGATTGTAGTGCAGCAGGCATAAGTATTGATGCCCGTGGAAAAAAACGAAATTATAATGCACAAAATCCTGAATTCACCCATTTGTTCGATGTTTTCCGGATTAACAAAGGCAACTGGGACAACATCTACCCAGGCATAAGTACATTTTTACAGACCGACCATCTGGAATTACCCATTAATAACAGCATAGCAGATAACACATTTATCAACTGCCGTTGCGGATTACGAAAAGAAGGGAAAGATGAAGATTTTCAATATTCATACTTCGGCAGTAATACAGACTTGGTTATTCCCAACTTAAATTTCCGGGAAATATCTATTCTAAAAAGTCTGAAAAATATTCTGGGAGTTAGCTCTATAACAGAATACCAATTAGAGAAATGCGGACTATATATAGATAAATATCGCACTTCCTTACCGGATAGAGTACAATTAATCAATTCTATAAAACAACAACAAAAGGGTTTTGATTCTATCGAAGATCAACAAGTTACTAATAACAATCAATAA